A genomic stretch from uncultured Cohaesibacter sp. includes:
- a CDS encoding FAD-dependent oxidoreductase: MPSPLNSSSSTHYDCLVVGGGVFGLSIARACLGEGMSVALADKQEIGQGASYGLLGALLPHMSERWNDKKEFQFKALKELSEVKALLEEEVGLSIGYDRCGRVVPIGTESLRERHEVRSKEAEMLWHGAETGYYHKVFPQDDLGGWLNAELCPEGYAFDNFSARANPRAYCEAARASVIKRGGVVMENAEVVDVKDLGDSAEVTLASGEMLSAGVVVLSAGYKSFPMIEALTGMEDLGKGVKGQALIAKVGQKPGLPVLYDRTVYVVPHDDGVCAIGSTTEEEWDDEHSTDDRCDEIWAKALNLCPMLEGAEIMQRWAGIRPKATKRDPMVGFLPGSKSIYAATGGFKIGFGLAHAIAQVSVERLAKLEPTLKLPDSFEASTHLNGKAWGEK; the protein is encoded by the coding sequence ATGCCAAGTCCTCTCAATTCCTCATCATCTACTCACTATGATTGCCTCGTTGTTGGAGGCGGTGTGTTTGGTCTTTCCATTGCAAGAGCCTGTCTGGGTGAAGGCATGAGCGTTGCGCTCGCCGATAAACAGGAGATCGGGCAGGGTGCAAGCTATGGTCTTCTTGGGGCGCTTTTGCCTCATATGTCCGAAAGATGGAATGATAAAAAAGAATTTCAATTCAAAGCATTAAAGGAACTTTCTGAAGTTAAAGCTTTACTTGAAGAAGAGGTCGGGCTTTCTATTGGCTATGATCGCTGTGGGCGCGTTGTACCAATCGGTACAGAGAGCTTGAGAGAGCGCCATGAGGTACGCTCCAAAGAAGCCGAGATGCTCTGGCATGGGGCTGAAACCGGCTACTACCATAAGGTTTTTCCGCAGGATGATCTGGGCGGCTGGCTCAATGCAGAGCTGTGTCCGGAAGGATATGCGTTTGATAATTTCTCGGCGCGTGCCAATCCAAGGGCTTATTGCGAAGCGGCTCGGGCGTCCGTCATCAAGCGAGGTGGCGTCGTCATGGAGAATGCAGAAGTGGTCGACGTGAAGGATCTGGGCGACAGTGCAGAGGTAACGCTGGCCAGCGGAGAAATGCTTTCCGCTGGTGTTGTGGTTCTGTCTGCTGGCTACAAGAGTTTTCCGATGATCGAGGCGCTTACAGGCATGGAGGATCTCGGTAAGGGGGTCAAAGGGCAGGCGCTCATTGCCAAGGTCGGTCAGAAGCCGGGGCTGCCGGTGCTGTATGATCGCACTGTCTATGTGGTGCCGCATGACGATGGCGTCTGTGCGATTGGCAGCACGACAGAGGAAGAATGGGACGACGAGCATAGTACGGACGATCGCTGCGATGAAATTTGGGCCAAAGCACTCAATCTGTGTCCGATGCTGGAAGGGGCTGAAATCATGCAGCGCTGGGCCGGCATTCGTCCCAAGGCCACCAAACGCGATCCGATGGTCGGCTTCTTGCCTGGCTCCAAGAGCATCTATGCGGCAACAGGCGGTTTCAAGATCGGCTTTGGGCTAGCGCATGCGATTGCTCAGGTGTCTGTGGAACGGCTTGCCAAGCTGGAACCAACGCTGAAGTTGCCAGACTCCTTTGAAGCGTCAACCCATCTCAATGGAAAGGCCTGGGGCGAGAAATAG
- a CDS encoding MBL fold metallo-hydrolase, translated as MTKDNGFKLRILGCGSSPGVPRVGNDWGKCDPNNPKNRRTRCSALVEKWQDGNVTRALVDTGPDFREQMLREHIDWVDGVLYTHPHADHTHGIDDLRAFVFNRRERVKIYANEMTLKRLQEGFGYCFETPEGSNYPPILEPSLIAHGDTVCVDGPAGTIEAHPYNQVHGDIHSLGFRIGNLAYSSDVSDLEPDTIAMMQDLDVWIVDALRYAPHPSHFSLDEVLAWSERLKPKLTILTHMHIDMDYETLRRTLPDNVIPAYDGLTLSF; from the coding sequence ATGACAAAGGACAACGGATTTAAGCTGCGCATTCTGGGCTGCGGATCATCACCAGGTGTGCCACGGGTTGGCAACGACTGGGGCAAATGTGATCCGAATAACCCGAAGAACCGGCGGACCCGTTGTTCGGCGCTCGTTGAAAAATGGCAAGACGGAAACGTCACTCGTGCGCTTGTCGACACCGGACCTGATTTTCGCGAGCAGATGCTGCGCGAACATATCGATTGGGTCGATGGTGTTCTTTACACCCATCCTCATGCAGACCACACACACGGTATTGACGATCTACGCGCTTTTGTTTTCAATCGACGCGAACGGGTGAAAATCTATGCCAACGAGATGACGCTGAAACGCCTGCAAGAAGGCTTCGGCTATTGCTTCGAAACACCAGAGGGCAGCAATTATCCTCCGATCCTTGAACCATCATTGATCGCACACGGCGACACCGTTTGTGTCGATGGGCCAGCAGGCACCATTGAAGCCCATCCGTATAATCAGGTTCATGGCGATATCCATTCACTTGGCTTCCGCATCGGCAATCTGGCTTACTCATCTGATGTGAGTGACCTGGAGCCGGACACCATTGCCATGATGCAGGATCTTGACGTCTGGATTGTCGACGCCTTGCGCTATGCACCGCATCCAAGCCATTTCTCGCTTGACGAGGTTCTGGCCTGGTCAGAGCGCCTCAAGCCGAAACTGACCATTCTGACCCATATGCATATTGATATGGATTATGAAACGCTGCGGCGTACGTTGCCGGACAACGTAATTCCAGCCTATGACGGCCTGACTCTTTCCTTCTAA
- a CDS encoding TatD family hydrolase, protein MLVDSHCHLDFPDFKEELDDVVRRAELAGVGHMVTICTRIKKFDEVKAIAERYDNVFCSVGTHPHNADEELDYSAEDIAKLAEHPKCVAIGEVGLDYFYDNAPREAQAEGFRRHIKAARMTGQPLSIHTRDAEDDTIAILKEGMEEGAFPALLHCYSSNRELAMRSLEMGLYVSLSGIFTFKRSQEIRDTIKDVPLDRLLVETDAPYLAPMPYRGKRNEPSYVVNTAQVLADVKGVSLEEITKITTDNFFRLFSKATR, encoded by the coding sequence ATGCTGGTTGATAGCCATTGTCATCTGGATTTTCCTGACTTCAAGGAAGAACTGGACGATGTCGTGCGCCGCGCCGAATTGGCCGGCGTCGGGCATATGGTCACCATATGCACACGCATCAAGAAATTCGATGAAGTCAAGGCCATCGCCGAACGCTATGACAATGTCTTCTGCTCCGTCGGCACCCATCCGCACAATGCGGATGAAGAGCTGGACTATAGCGCTGAAGATATCGCAAAACTGGCCGAGCATCCCAAATGCGTGGCCATCGGCGAAGTCGGTCTTGACTATTTCTATGACAATGCTCCGCGTGAAGCGCAGGCTGAAGGCTTTCGCCGTCATATCAAGGCAGCCCGCATGACCGGACAGCCTCTGTCCATTCATACACGTGATGCTGAAGACGACACCATCGCCATCCTGAAAGAGGGTATGGAGGAGGGGGCCTTCCCGGCCCTTTTGCATTGCTATTCTTCCAATCGCGAATTGGCCATGCGCTCGCTGGAAATGGGGCTCTATGTCTCCCTCTCCGGCATTTTTACGTTCAAGCGCAGTCAGGAAATCCGAGACACCATCAAAGACGTACCACTGGATAGATTGCTGGTGGAAACCGATGCGCCATATCTTGCGCCGATGCCATATCGCGGCAAACGCAATGAACCATCCTATGTGGTGAACACCGCACAGGTGCTGGCTGATGTGAAGGGTGTATCGCTGGAAGAAATAACAAAGATAACGACGGACAATTTCTTCCGCCTGTTCAGCAAAGCAACGCGATAA
- the hflX gene encoding GTPase HflX, which yields MIERGAVATRALVLVPILSQHLQNKAASEGRIIRRTDESRLEEAAGLAAAIELDVVDVLRVPLNAIRPSTLIGKGKLEDIWDIIDREKVDLIIIDHPLSPIQQRNLEKEWDTKVLDRTGLILEIFGRRAQTKEGRLQVELAHLNYQKGRLVRSWTHLERQRGGIGFMGGPGETQIEADRRALQEKINRLEKDLEQVRRTRGLHRSNRQKVPHPIVALVGYTNAGKSTLFNLLTGSGIFAKDLLFATLDPTLRTMVLPHGRPVILSDTVGFISDLPTHLIAAFRATLEEVLEADVILHVRDIVHEDTNAQAEDVANVLHDLGIEIDEDPRVIEVWNKIDLLPEGERQTVMERAATQQPSRATGQLQPVAVSAVSGQGTDTLLAEIEDKIAENDNILTLHLGFEDGEGLAWLYRHCDVLDRTDGEEGIELHVRAQDKLQTELRNRFDVD from the coding sequence ATGATTGAGCGCGGAGCTGTGGCAACACGTGCCCTCGTTCTTGTTCCCATTCTTTCGCAACATTTGCAGAATAAAGCTGCTTCCGAGGGGCGCATTATCCGGCGTACGGATGAATCGCGCTTGGAAGAAGCCGCTGGACTTGCTGCTGCCATTGAGTTGGATGTTGTCGATGTATTGCGCGTGCCGCTCAATGCCATTCGTCCCTCGACCCTCATCGGGAAGGGGAAGCTGGAAGATATCTGGGATATTATCGACAGGGAGAAGGTTGATCTGATTATCATCGATCATCCGCTTTCTCCTATCCAGCAGCGTAACCTCGAAAAAGAATGGGATACCAAGGTTCTGGATAGAACCGGTCTTATTCTTGAAATTTTCGGACGCCGAGCACAGACCAAAGAAGGTCGGCTGCAGGTGGAGCTTGCGCATCTCAATTATCAAAAAGGCCGACTGGTTCGCAGCTGGACCCACCTTGAAAGACAGCGTGGTGGTATCGGCTTCATGGGCGGCCCCGGCGAAACGCAGATTGAGGCCGACCGCAGGGCGCTGCAAGAAAAGATCAATCGTCTTGAAAAGGATCTCGAGCAGGTGCGCCGTACGCGCGGTTTGCATCGGTCCAACCGGCAGAAGGTGCCGCATCCGATTGTTGCGCTTGTCGGCTATACGAACGCGGGCAAATCGACGCTGTTTAACTTGCTGACCGGCTCTGGCATCTTTGCCAAGGATCTGTTGTTTGCAACGCTTGATCCCACTTTGCGCACGATGGTCCTGCCACATGGGCGGCCGGTTATTCTGTCCGATACGGTCGGCTTTATTTCAGATCTGCCAACGCATTTGATCGCCGCTTTCCGAGCAACGCTTGAAGAAGTGCTTGAAGCGGATGTCATCTTGCATGTGCGCGATATCGTTCATGAAGATACCAATGCTCAGGCTGAAGATGTGGCCAATGTGCTGCATGATCTGGGTATCGAAATCGATGAAGACCCACGGGTGATCGAAGTCTGGAACAAAATCGATCTGTTGCCCGAAGGAGAGCGGCAAACAGTGATGGAACGCGCTGCGACACAGCAGCCTTCACGCGCCACCGGGCAGTTGCAGCCTGTTGCCGTGTCAGCCGTTTCTGGGCAGGGGACGGACACTCTCTTGGCCGAGATTGAAGACAAGATCGCCGAGAATGACAATATTCTCACATTGCATCTGGGCTTTGAAGATGGGGAGGGGCTGGCTTGGCTCTATCGCCATTGTGATGTTCTGGATCGTACGGATGGAGAAGAGGGCATTGAGCTGCATGTCCGTGCACAAGACAAACTGCAGACGGAATTGCGTAATCGGTTTGATGTAGACTGA
- a CDS encoding potassium transporter TrkG, protein MTAILYYLSILLGALGGLMLPTALVALSAGDTELAEGFLLTSGLTGFLSGGVYFALRGQEREMVNQQTFLLCVLAWLGLPIAGAFPFVLTGQMEWVDAFFEAASGISTTGATVLQTLEGVPKAIIFWRAILQWFGGFLTLLSFLLVLAPSGVGVIRDTYSKFMEQSLGEEIGWTFNVLRQVGSAYGLVTLALVVLLVVVGIPPFDSTCIAFSTISTGGFLPVDGAIGEHYNNRMAELVIAMGMIAGSSSIVWHRMVVRNKLQFLVEHRESYILFILMFAAGLVYSITLFQLAGGASVLAPSAALRQGFFAAISLISTTGFELRHADVTVFPGLLVISLALIGATSFSTSGGLKIYRMVALFMQLISEVSRLFHPNKIRKGWIGHAKPTIQFMNGVWTSLLLSITLIAIVSGVVAANTGYLEGGVIATISSFANIGPLYSTSWSQTADWPRYYEMAPLVKYVLAGTMLIGRVEIVVLLGALNFKFWYR, encoded by the coding sequence ATGACCGCTATTCTCTATTACCTTTCCATTTTACTTGGTGCGCTCGGCGGGCTCATGCTGCCCACAGCGCTTGTCGCTCTGAGTGCTGGTGATACAGAACTGGCGGAAGGGTTCCTGCTCACGTCCGGATTGACCGGCTTTCTCTCTGGCGGGGTCTATTTTGCCTTGCGCGGTCAGGAAAGGGAGATGGTCAATCAGCAGACCTTTCTTCTTTGTGTCTTGGCCTGGCTTGGGCTGCCGATTGCCGGTGCCTTTCCCTTCGTTCTCACAGGACAAATGGAATGGGTCGATGCCTTTTTTGAAGCGGCTTCAGGCATCAGCACGACTGGCGCTACGGTTCTGCAAACGTTGGAGGGGGTTCCCAAGGCGATCATCTTCTGGCGAGCCATTTTGCAATGGTTTGGTGGATTTCTCACCCTTCTGAGCTTTCTTCTGGTTCTGGCGCCCAGTGGCGTGGGGGTGATCCGCGATACCTACAGCAAATTCATGGAGCAGAGTCTGGGAGAAGAAATCGGTTGGACTTTCAATGTGTTAAGACAGGTGGGCAGCGCCTACGGACTCGTGACGCTTGCGCTTGTGGTGCTTCTGGTGGTGGTGGGCATTCCGCCTTTTGATTCCACCTGTATTGCTTTTTCGACCATTTCGACGGGCGGGTTTCTGCCCGTGGATGGCGCAATCGGGGAGCATTACAACAACCGCATGGCCGAGTTGGTTATTGCCATGGGGATGATCGCTGGCTCGTCGAGCATTGTTTGGCATCGTATGGTGGTGCGCAACAAGTTGCAGTTTCTGGTCGAGCACAGGGAAAGCTATATCCTTTTTATTCTTATGTTCGCTGCTGGACTGGTCTATTCCATCACCTTGTTCCAACTTGCGGGTGGGGCGAGCGTTTTGGCACCAAGCGCGGCCTTGCGTCAGGGGTTCTTTGCTGCCATCTCGCTGATATCGACCACGGGGTTCGAGCTGCGCCATGCGGACGTGACCGTGTTCCCCGGCCTGCTCGTCATTAGCCTTGCCTTGATAGGGGCGACGTCATTCTCAACTTCGGGCGGGTTGAAAATCTATAGGATGGTTGCCCTATTCATGCAGCTGATTAGCGAAGTGAGCCGCCTGTTTCACCCCAACAAGATTCGCAAAGGCTGGATCGGGCATGCCAAACCGACCATTCAATTCATGAATGGTGTATGGACGTCGCTTCTGCTCTCCATCACGCTCATCGCGATCGTATCGGGTGTGGTGGCCGCCAATACCGGTTATCTGGAAGGTGGGGTTATTGCTACGATTTCAAGCTTTGCCAATATCGGTCCCCTCTATAGCACGAGCTGGTCTCAGACTGCCGATTGGCCGCGCTATTATGAAATGGCGCCTCTGGTCAAGTATGTACTGGCAGGCACGATGCTTATCGGGCGCGTGGAAATTGTTGTCCTGTTAGGGGCGTTAAATTTCAAATTCTGGTACAGATAG
- the mnmD gene encoding tRNA (5-methylaminomethyl-2-thiouridine)(34)-methyltransferase MnmD, with product MAKPPELVWLDNLTPKSTRFDDTYYTRENGLEETRYVFIDGNRLIERWREGQPVTIGELGFGTGLNFLATWQAWLDEAKSQAKSLDVEVPSLTFISFEKYPLDKDSLAKALSPWPDLSELAHKLVEEWQPAHEGWLKLRFGSVTLHLYMGDAADGIRTIPSPIDAWFLDGFNPKTNPDLWSEALMQSIYDASNPQATLASYTAAGWVRRNLQSAGFSIAKRKGFGHKRDMITGSR from the coding sequence ATGGCGAAACCTCCTGAACTCGTCTGGCTGGATAATTTGACCCCTAAATCCACACGCTTTGACGACACCTATTACACACGAGAAAATGGACTGGAGGAAACGCGCTATGTCTTCATCGATGGCAACAGGCTGATTGAGCGCTGGCGCGAAGGACAACCCGTTACCATCGGTGAACTCGGCTTCGGCACAGGTCTGAATTTCCTTGCCACATGGCAAGCGTGGCTTGATGAGGCAAAGAGTCAGGCAAAATCGTTAGACGTCGAGGTCCCGTCCCTCACCTTTATCTCCTTTGAAAAATACCCACTCGACAAGGATAGCCTTGCCAAGGCTCTTTCTCCTTGGCCTGATTTGTCCGAGCTTGCTCATAAATTGGTTGAAGAATGGCAGCCAGCCCACGAAGGCTGGCTAAAACTCCGCTTTGGTTCCGTCACCCTGCATCTATATATGGGAGACGCCGCCGACGGCATAAGAACGATCCCCTCTCCCATCGATGCCTGGTTTCTGGATGGCTTTAACCCCAAGACCAATCCCGATCTATGGTCCGAAGCGCTGATGCAGTCCATCTATGATGCCTCCAATCCGCAAGCCACTCTTGCGAGCTACACCGCAGCCGGCTGGGTGAGGCGCAACCTGCAATCAGCAGGTTTCTCCATTGCAAAGCGCAAAGGCTTTGGGCATAAACGGGACATGATCACCGGCTCAAGGTGA
- the hfq gene encoding RNA chaperone Hfq — protein MAERAQNLQDTFLNHVRKTKTPLTIFLVNGVKLQGVVTWFDNFCVLLRRDGHSQLVYKHAISTIMPNGPLSLFEGGETGEKAES, from the coding sequence ATGGCAGAACGAGCCCAGAACCTCCAAGATACCTTTCTCAATCATGTCAGAAAAACAAAGACACCTCTGACCATCTTTTTGGTCAACGGCGTCAAGCTGCAAGGCGTTGTAACATGGTTTGACAATTTCTGCGTGCTTCTGCGCCGTGATGGTCATTCACAGCTGGTTTACAAGCATGCAATCTCAACGATTATGCCGAACGGGCCTTTGAGTTTGTTTGAAGGCGGTGAGACTGGCGAAAAGGCTGAAAGCTGA
- the trkA gene encoding Trk system potassium transporter TrkA has protein sequence MKVVICGAGQVGYGIAKHLSSEQNDVTVIDSSPRLVAAIRDTLDVRGYVGHGAHPDILARAGAKEADMIIAVTLYDEVNMIACQVAHSIFNVPTKVARVRAQSYLEKHYADLFSREHLPIDVIISPEVEVGEMVLSRMAMPGAEDTVRFADGEVLMIAIDCEEDCPVVDTPLRQLTELFPDLKAVVVGIRRDGQLYVPHAEDHLQAGDLAYVVVAREQVWRTLSIFGHDEDQASKVVIAGGGNIGRYVALAIEERRKRTRAKVIEFDRDRAIKIANDFEDTIVLQGSALDQDILKEADIREADTMIALTNNDQVNILSCAMAKRLGCARTMALLNDSHYSDLVHDLGIDSNVNPRSVTISKILQHVRRGRIRGVHAVEDGAAEGIEAEALETSPLVGRPLRSVEFPDGVRVGAIFRRNAVLMPDGDTTIQAGDRVILFALADRVKQVELLFRVSFEFF, from the coding sequence ATGAAAGTGGTGATTTGCGGCGCAGGACAGGTTGGGTACGGCATCGCCAAACATCTGTCATCCGAGCAGAATGATGTAACGGTTATTGACAGTTCTCCGCGACTGGTCGCGGCCATTCGGGATACGCTGGACGTGCGCGGCTATGTGGGCCATGGGGCACATCCGGATATTCTGGCGCGGGCCGGGGCCAAAGAAGCCGATATGATTATTGCGGTCACGCTTTATGATGAAGTGAATATGATCGCCTGCCAGGTGGCTCATTCCATCTTCAACGTGCCGACCAAAGTGGCCCGCGTGCGTGCGCAATCCTACCTTGAGAAACATTATGCTGATCTGTTCTCACGAGAGCATCTGCCTATTGATGTGATCATTTCCCCCGAAGTGGAAGTAGGCGAAATGGTGCTTTCGCGCATGGCAATGCCCGGGGCGGAAGATACAGTGCGGTTCGCTGATGGCGAAGTGCTGATGATCGCGATTGATTGTGAGGAAGATTGCCCGGTTGTCGATACGCCGTTACGTCAGCTGACGGAGCTGTTTCCGGACCTTAAGGCCGTTGTGGTGGGTATTCGGCGTGATGGACAGCTTTATGTGCCTCATGCCGAGGATCATTTGCAAGCTGGTGATCTGGCCTATGTCGTTGTGGCGCGTGAGCAGGTGTGGCGTACGCTGAGCATTTTTGGCCATGATGAGGATCAGGCCAGCAAGGTTGTGATTGCCGGTGGCGGTAACATCGGACGCTATGTGGCGCTGGCCATTGAAGAGCGCAGAAAGCGTACGCGCGCCAAGGTCATCGAATTTGACCGGGATCGTGCGATCAAGATTGCCAATGATTTCGAAGACACGATCGTTTTGCAAGGCAGTGCGCTGGATCAGGATATCCTGAAGGAAGCCGATATTCGCGAAGCGGATACGATGATCGCACTGACGAACAACGATCAGGTCAATATTCTCAGTTGCGCCATGGCCAAGAGACTTGGCTGTGCCCGCACCATGGCTCTGCTCAATGATTCTCACTATTCCGATCTGGTGCATGATCTGGGCATCGATTCAAACGTCAACCCGCGTTCGGTGACCATTTCAAAGATCCTGCAACATGTGCGCCGAGGGCGTATTCGCGGTGTGCATGCCGTTGAAGACGGGGCCGCTGAGGGGATTGAGGCTGAAGCGCTCGAAACATCGCCGCTGGTCGGGCGTCCTTTGCGTAGCGTCGAGTTTCCGGACGGTGTGCGCGTGGGCGCAATTTTCCGGCGCAATGCGGTCTTGATGCCGGATGGCGATACGACCATTCAAGCCGGCGACAGGGTGATCCTTTTTGCGCTGGCTGATCGGGTCAAACAAGTGGAACTCCTGTTCCGCGTCAGCTTTGAATTTTTCTGA
- the metG gene encoding methionine--tRNA ligase, which yields MTDKSPFFISTAISYPNGAPHIGHAYEMMATDSMARFKRLDGHPVFFVTGTDEHGQKMQQTAEKFGMTAAQLADQNAPVFEKLAKALNLSNDDFIRTTQPRHYEASKAIWKAMEANGDIYLDSYAGWYSVRDEAYYAESETELREDGVRYGPQGSPVEWTEEESYFFRLSAYQDKLLALYESNPDFMGPSERRNEVISFVKSGLRDLSISRTTFDWGIPVPGNDKHVMYVWVDALTNYITALGYPNVDAEKFQAFWGDATHIIGKDIIRFHAVYWPAFLMSAGIAVPGRVFAHGFLFNRGEKMSKSVGNVIDPFGLIEEYGLDQSRFFFLREVPFGQDGNYSHEAIVNRTNADLANDLGNLASRSLSMIAKNCDNALPEPGTLSTEDQAMLDQTDAMLVKCREFMDKQLIHKALETIWDVVGEANRYFASQEPWALRKTDPERMKTVLYVTAEVIRQVGILAQPYIPASAEKLLDLFALPSDKRDFASLGPVGRLAAGTPIDKPSPVFPRYVEKTEENEA from the coding sequence ATGACTGACAAATCTCCGTTTTTCATCTCCACAGCTATCTCTTATCCCAACGGCGCACCACATATCGGGCACGCCTATGAAATGATGGCAACGGACTCGATGGCACGCTTCAAACGCCTTGATGGACATCCTGTGTTTTTTGTCACCGGCACCGATGAGCATGGTCAGAAGATGCAGCAGACGGCCGAGAAATTTGGTATGACGGCAGCTCAGCTGGCAGACCAGAACGCACCGGTTTTTGAAAAATTGGCCAAGGCGCTCAACTTGTCCAACGACGATTTCATCCGCACCACGCAGCCACGTCATTATGAAGCCTCCAAGGCCATCTGGAAGGCCATGGAAGCCAATGGCGATATCTATCTGGATAGCTATGCCGGCTGGTATTCTGTGCGCGACGAGGCCTACTATGCCGAAAGCGAAACCGAACTGCGCGAAGATGGCGTCCGCTACGGCCCACAAGGTTCTCCTGTTGAATGGACTGAAGAAGAAAGCTATTTCTTCCGTCTGTCTGCCTATCAGGACAAGTTGCTTGCTCTTTACGAGAGCAATCCCGATTTCATGGGCCCATCCGAGCGCCGCAACGAAGTCATCAGCTTTGTGAAAAGCGGCCTGCGCGATCTCTCGATCTCGCGCACGACCTTCGACTGGGGCATTCCGGTTCCTGGCAACGATAAACATGTCATGTATGTCTGGGTCGATGCGCTGACCAACTATATCACGGCCCTTGGCTATCCGAATGTAGACGCAGAAAAGTTTCAGGCCTTCTGGGGCGATGCAACACACATCATCGGCAAGGACATTATCCGCTTCCATGCGGTCTACTGGCCTGCCTTCCTGATGTCTGCAGGCATCGCAGTGCCCGGACGCGTCTTTGCGCACGGCTTCCTGTTCAACCGCGGCGAAAAGATGTCGAAGTCCGTTGGCAACGTGATTGATCCATTTGGCCTCATTGAGGAATATGGTCTTGACCAGAGCCGCTTCTTCTTTCTGCGTGAAGTGCCATTCGGGCAGGATGGGAACTATAGCCACGAAGCGATCGTCAACCGCACCAACGCAGACCTTGCCAACGACCTTGGCAACCTTGCCAGCCGTTCGCTTTCCATGATCGCAAAGAATTGTGACAACGCCTTGCCTGAGCCCGGAACCTTAAGCACGGAAGATCAGGCAATGCTTGATCAGACTGATGCCATGCTCGTAAAATGTCGCGAATTCATGGACAAGCAGTTGATTCACAAGGCGCTTGAGACCATATGGGATGTAGTGGGCGAAGCGAACCGCTATTTCGCAAGTCAGGAACCATGGGCTTTGCGCAAGACCGATCCGGAGCGGATGAAAACCGTGCTATATGTTACGGCCGAAGTCATCCGTCAGGTCGGCATCCTTGCCCAGCCTTACATTCCGGCATCGGCAGAAAAGCTGCTCGATCTCTTCGCTCTTCCATCTGACAAGCGCGATTTTGCGTCTCTGGGTCCGGTCGGTCGTCTGGCTGCAGGCACACCGATTGACAAACCAAGCCCAGTATTCCCGCGCTATGTCGAGAAAACCGAAGAAAACGAGGCATAG
- the mazG gene encoding nucleoside triphosphate pyrophosphohydrolase yields MTLQPSRDIATLVEIMARLRDKETGCPWDIEQDFASIIPYTIEEAYEVQDAIERNDLYDMRDELGDLLLQVVFHAQMANEMDEHPASFDFGDVVLSSTKKMIRRHPHVFGDTDARDKGMVRKAWETIKAEEKADRARERQALGLTDEEKTFLDSVPRGMPTMKAAVKLQKQASKVGFDWHDPLLVLDKIAEEVEEVRNELIEHEMDEKAVRNEIGDLLFAVANLARHLDVDPDEALAYTNQKFRDRFGHIESELSERGGSLENASLDEMEDLWQEAKKERD; encoded by the coding sequence ATGACACTTCAACCCTCACGCGACATAGCAACGCTTGTTGAAATCATGGCCCGCCTTCGTGACAAGGAGACTGGTTGCCCCTGGGACATCGAACAGGATTTCGCCTCCATCATCCCTTACACCATCGAAGAAGCATATGAAGTGCAGGACGCCATCGAGCGGAACGACCTCTATGACATGCGCGATGAGCTGGGAGATCTTCTGCTGCAGGTTGTTTTCCATGCGCAGATGGCCAACGAAATGGACGAGCACCCGGCAAGCTTCGACTTCGGCGATGTTGTGCTGTCCAGCACGAAGAAAATGATCCGGCGCCACCCGCATGTTTTTGGCGATACCGATGCCCGCGACAAGGGTATGGTGCGTAAGGCATGGGAAACCATCAAGGCGGAAGAAAAAGCCGACCGTGCCAGAGAAAGGCAGGCGCTGGGGCTAACGGACGAAGAAAAGACTTTTCTCGATTCCGTGCCACGCGGCATGCCAACCATGAAGGCGGCAGTCAAACTACAAAAGCAGGCCAGCAAGGTCGGGTTCGACTGGCATGATCCACTTCTGGTTCTGGACAAGATCGCAGAAGAAGTGGAAGAAGTGCGCAATGAACTCATTGAGCATGAAATGGACGAAAAGGCCGTGCGGAACGAGATCGGCGATCTTCTCTTCGCTGTTGCCAACCTCGCCCGTCACCTTGATGTAGATCCGGATGAAGCGCTGGCCTATACCAACCAGAAATTCCGTGATCGCTTCGGCCATATTGAGAGTGAGCTTTCCGAACGAGGCGGCAGCCTTGAAAATGCCAGCCTTGATGAGATGGAAGACCTTTGGCAGGAAGCCAAGAAAGAACGCGATTAA